A window of Verrucomicrobiota bacterium contains these coding sequences:
- a CDS encoding IclR family transcriptional regulator: MQRAATLDKGLDILEAIGGSREGGLGIRDLARRLNINPTSVHNLVWTLCARGYLRQIEATRRFELGPAGLRLVGGPLPWRELAQVAEPLVCQCQRELDESVMLAALHGTEILSLVYVPSSQALRVHEPDVMAERAYGTAVGKMLLSTLSENELETYFAVHPPHPFTPQTLATPAVIRSALAQIRRDGFAETHDELTTGVSAVAVLVESGPGIRVVTGLGASAPTIRFGPRQARKTLKMLQRYARLVCSAWALSRQPHRP, encoded by the coding sequence ATGCAACGTGCAGCAACTCTGGATAAAGGCCTGGATATTCTCGAAGCGATCGGTGGATCGCGCGAGGGCGGGCTGGGCATTCGCGACCTCGCCCGCCGGTTGAACATCAACCCCACCAGTGTGCATAACCTTGTCTGGACCTTATGTGCGCGCGGCTATCTGCGGCAGATTGAAGCAACCCGGCGTTTTGAACTCGGGCCCGCGGGTCTGCGCTTGGTGGGCGGGCCGTTGCCCTGGCGTGAGCTGGCCCAGGTGGCGGAGCCGCTGGTTTGCCAGTGCCAACGCGAACTGGATGAATCAGTGATGCTGGCGGCCCTGCATGGCACGGAGATTCTTTCCCTCGTGTACGTGCCCTCATCGCAGGCACTCCGGGTACATGAGCCGGACGTCATGGCGGAGCGCGCCTATGGGACAGCAGTAGGAAAAATGTTGCTGAGCACCCTCTCGGAAAACGAACTGGAAACGTATTTCGCCGTGCATCCGCCCCATCCGTTTACGCCCCAAACGCTCGCCACGCCCGCCGTTATCCGGTCGGCGCTCGCGCAAATCCGCCGGGACGGATTTGCGGAAACGCACGATGAATTGACCACGGGGGTGAGCGCCGTGGCGGTGCTGGTAGAAAGCGGGCCGGGTATTCGGGTTGTCACCGGGTTGGGTGCAAGCGCCCCCACGATCCGCTTCGGGCCACGGCAAGCGAGGAAGACCCTGAAAATGCTCCAACGCTACGCCCGTCTGGTCTGCTCAGCCTGGGCGCTTTCGCGTCAACCTCACCGTCCATAG